A single Ziziphus jujuba cultivar Dongzao chromosome 11, ASM3175591v1 DNA region contains:
- the LOC125419632 gene encoding F-box/kelch-repeat protein At2g44130, which yields MTEFTELIPGLPEELSLECLSRLHFSTHQVASRVSRRWRELLQSRDFYYHRKLNGHTHKAACLVQSFPLRSEPDRPKPSGFPSYAVSVFDPITGNWDRLDPIPKYPDGLPLFCELTSSEGKLVLMGGWDPASYEPVRDVFVYEFTRRSWRRGKDMPETRSFFAVGEMDGRVFVAGGHDESKNALSSAWVYDVRSDEWTELARMDLERDECEGVVIGSEFWVVGGYRTESQGSFEGSAESYDPETGEWRRIEDAWKVSQCPRSCVGVRKDGKLFSWAESDSGVRVGTCGIELGARTFVSGSAYQGGPHGFFLVEGQNGKLKKIVDVPDGFMGFVQSGCCVEI from the coding sequence ATGACTGAGTTTACTGAGTTGATACCTGGTCTTCCTGAAGAGCTCTCGCTCGAGTGTTTGAGTCGTTTACATTTCTCTACTCACCAAGTTGCTTCCCGAGTTTCCCGGCGATGGCGGGAGCTTCTTCAGAGCAGAGACTTTTACTACCATAGAAAGCTAAACGGGCATACCCATAAAGCGGCTTGCTTGGTCCAATCATTCCCGCTTCGGAGCGAACCCGATAGGCCCAAACCGAGTGGTTTTCCTTCTTATGCTGTGTCCGTATTCGACCCGATTACTGGGAACTGGGACCGGTTAGATCCGATTCCTAAATACCCAGATGGGCTTCCGTTGTTCTGCGAATTAACTAGCTCCGAGGGCAAGCTCGTTCTCATGGGTGGGTGGGACCCCGCGAGTTATGAACCGGTCAGGGATGTGTTTGTTTATGAATTCACGAGACGGAGTTGGAGAAGAGGAAAGGATATGCCAGAGACCCGGTCGTTCTTCGCCGTCGGCGAGATGGACGGCCGTGTGTTCGTCGCTGGAGGGCACGATGAAAGCAAGAACGCGTTGAGCTCGGCGTGGGTTTATGATGTGAGGAGCGACGAGTGGACTGAGTTGGCTCGAATGGATCTGGAGCGAGACGAGTGCGAAGGGGTGGTGATTGGGTCCGAGTTCTGGGTCGTGGGTGGGTATCGAACGGAGAGCCAAGGGAGCTTTGAAGGGAGCGCTGAGTCATATGATCCCGAAACGGGTGAGTGGAGGCGAATCGAGGACGCGTGGAAGGTGAGTCAGTGTCCGAGGTCGTGCGTGGGAGTGAGGAAAGATGGGAAGCTCTTCAGCTGGGCTGAGTCTGACTCGGGGGTCCGAGTTGGAACGTGTGGGATCGAACTGGGGGCCCGGACCTTCGTATCGGGCTCCGCATACCAAGGTGGGCCACATGGATTTTTTTTAGTGGAAGGGCAAAATGGTAAATTGAAGAAGATCGTAGATGTACCTGATGGGTTTATGGGGTTCGTGCAGTCAGGCTGCTGTGTggagatttaa
- the LOC107432286 gene encoding serine/arginine-rich SC35-like splicing factor SCL33 encodes MRGRSYGYSRSPPRGYSRRRRSPGPRTRYRSRGRDLPTSLLVRNLRHDCRPEDLRGPFGQFGPLKDIYLPRDYYTGEPRGFGFVQYVEPADAEDAKYHMDGQILLGRELTVVFAEENRKKPSEMRARERSRGHSYDRRQSYSRSPDYYSPSPPRRRYSRSISPRGRRYRDRSYSRSPYGYGSRSRSPSYSRSRSRSMDY; translated from the exons ATGAGGGGTAGAAGCTACGGTTACAGCCGTTCACCCCCGAGGGGTTATAGCAGAAGGCGTCGTAGTCCAGGCCCTAGGACTCGCTATAGAAGTCGTGGTAGAGATCTTCCTACAAGTCTGTTGGTTCGCAATCTTCGCCATGACTGCAG GCCTGAAGATTTACGTGGGCCGTTTGGGCAATTTGGCCCTCTTAAGGACATTTACTTGCCCAGGGATTATTATACTGG GGAGCCTCGTGGCTTTGGATTTGTTCAGTATGTAGAGCCAGCTGATGCTGAAGATGCCAAATATCATATGGATGGGCAAATTCTACTTGGTCGTGAATTGACAGTTGTCTTTGCTGAAGAGAACAGAAAGAAACCCTCTGAAATGAGGGCAAGAGAGCGATCCAG GGGTCACTCCTATGATCGTAGGCAGTCGTACTCTCGCAGTCCAGACTACTATTCACCTTCACCTCCACGAAGGCGTTACTCAAG GTCGATTTCTCCTAGGGGGAGAAGGTACAGGGATCGATCATACTCAAGGTCACCTTATGGTTATGGTTCAAGGAGTCGTAGCCCAAGCTACAGTAGGAGCCGGAGCCGAAGCATGGActactaa